In Nematostella vectensis chromosome 12, jaNemVect1.1, whole genome shotgun sequence, the genomic window GCATTGTTGGATCCAGCACTCTTTATTTTGTTCTCTGTATACTTTTCCAAAGAGAGGGGGAGTCTGTAAATGTGTGTAGAATAATGAAAATTGTAACGCACGTCAAGGTTCTGTTTTATGCTTAATTatcctcaaattttgtgagcACTGGCAAATCTAGAAGTGCAGAGGATATGAGAGACATTGGTAGACAAGAGAACACTACTATTGTAATCGTAAAAGCTCTATTAAACAACCATTTTCTGTaatctccctctccaataccCTCATAAACCAATATTATCAAGTGAGCCTCCCTTCCCCTAAGAAGCATAAATATAACAGAACACATTTCAAAGACTGGCAAGAGTActtgaaaaagtaaaaaaaagaatgggGTTAATTACGGTTCTCCCTGGAATCATTTAGCTGACATAGGGTTTTTCTTTGTCAGTTGACTTTGGAATGATATgtttatatgtatatatgtatatatgtatgtaggtatatatgtatatatatatatatatatatatatatatatatatatatatatatatatatatatatatatatatatatatatatatatatatatatatatatataaaatgatggttgaaggctttcatagaaagtgctcaatactcgaaagtagagcggtgtatagtgttggtttgagaaaaatacaaactacataggtttccctacaggtctgtttcgtggttgcccactcatcaggggatttaatgagaatattcctaccatcgtatatatactattaacattgaaatttacataataatagactgatagttttagctaaggcggtaagaggaacaatagcgagttacattaaatatgcggggcgaaaactaacagtgcggaacgtgtgaaaaattgatagcgcgaaaatttaacggtgacgggattaacagttctaattgtttcgtagcagggctttgtttctgtggcggcacgaggacacaagctcattgcgtttatttagagttgatagtttgggttggcagatgatcgtcagcttttccttgaggcagaggttgcaacgcttagtggtactgttgtaggcggagtgggaagaaagaatgcgccatgaaataaagtactcaatcatgctgtccttgagagtccagacgtgtttgctgagttcggtggagtttctgtgttttgcgtgtcggaatgatgcggtgtggtttctgtacctggtcttgaagctgttttcagtgagcccgacgtatgtttccgaggtgttgttgtcttttcgagttacggtagcttggtagataacagatgtctgtaggcagtttccgtctagagggcaggtgtctttctgtcggcagttgcatgtcttgttgttggtagtggtagtcGGCTACCGAGATCGCCAGCTCcgccatatatatatatatatggtgttggtttgagaaaaatacaaactacataggtttccctacaggtctgtttcgtggttgcccactcatcaggggatagcaccatcccctgatgagtgggcaaccatgaaacagacctgtagggaaacctatgtagtttgtatttttctcaaaccaacactatacaccgctctactttcgagtattgagcactttctatgaaagccttcaaccatcatttcatttcattttatatatatatgtgtgtgtgtatatatatatgtatgtgtgtatatatatatatatatatttgcatCAGTTATATATGTGTAAGATAGGGTTTTAGCGAAATTATTGAGTAGAATAGAGTAGGATGTTTGTAAAGCATTGAGACTTTTATAATGctatattaaattattattattattattaagtgtTTGCCGTCTTCTGTAATTCAGCTGGCTATTACCTGGTAAAAACTGTGTTAAAAAAATTGGCAGAActcttgtttatttttatttattttttttttagctgagACAGACCCCCATGAGGGCAAGAGAAAGGTGGAAGCATTATGGCCTATATTTAGGTATGAAAACAACATATTGCACAGTAGTTGAAATATGTTTTTGGAGCTGAGAGCAAATTGCTGAGTTTATGACTGTCATGTGAAAACTGCTCACACTACCCTGGAATGTTTATATAGTTTGATTTGTATGTATTTTCATTCCTTGTAAGATACTTTCCTTGATGTATTATAAATAGCTATAAATCAACCCAAGATACTATTGTCTAAACTGCAATCAGCTACTGTAATAttattacttttttaaaatagatTTAAAAAACTGTGCTCTTACAGTTGTCACTCATGTTGCTATAGAAACAAGAAGAGAGACTTAGCTACCAACCACTTTTTTGGCCAGTCAAGTTTTGAAATACCTGCTTTTAGCTcttctagtaatacatactaaCAGGCAGTATGCTCTTTATCTTGGATGTGCTGGACATGTCAGAGGTCACACACCAACATTTGGCAAGCACAATGTACTGTAGCATGCTTTGTGACCTTATGCCTTTATTTATTCCAGAATTCATCACCAGAAGTCAAGATATGTTTATGATTTATATTATAAAAGGAAAGCCATTAGTAAAGGTGGGAATtgctatttattatttttttttgcaaaattcaGGCAAGACAAATTCAATTCACTTGTATAAAGCAATGTCCATTCTATTACTTTTGCaaatcaggggcgtagccagcgGGCccgtccctccccccccccccccccccccccggcagCCCAAATACAGTTATTGTAtcagacattatctaaaatacagaaatgccttgaaagggcatTTCGGGACCCCCCtgttaaaatcctggctaagCCGCTGCAAATAGCCTCAGTCATAGTTAATGGACCTTAGTAAGTTTATTTTTCCTGTTGTATGTGAAATACAGCATTCATCTACTCTGGTTGATTCATTCAGAGAGTTAAATCCCTCTGCAAAGCTACAGCATGTACATTCTTGGCCATATTGCCTTGCAAATAGCCCAAGTCATAGTGTATTTTCCTGCATAGCACTTACAGTATGGTAATCCTCTACTGTATTTCTATTGCACTGATATCTAGTGGCTTTGATCACATTACAGAGCTGTATGACTTCTGTCTAAAAGAGGGACATGCTGACAAGAATCTCATTGCCAAGTGGAAGAAACAGGGCTATGAAAACTTGTGTTGCTTACGCTGCATTCAGACACATGACACTAACTTTGGGGCTAATTGTATCTGCCGTGTCCCCAAGAGCAAGTtggaggaggtgaggaagggTGTACAGTGCTAGTAGAGATGTTatatattttgattttgtagaTGGCATGTGTATAATACTTCGATATTTGGAATTGATGAGGTCGTTCTTTAAATTTATGAAATATGGGGGAATCAACAAGCGCCATTGAGCTTTAGGAAATGGCGCTATTAAAATTGAGTTTTATtactattgttgttgttgttattattattattttgctgGGCTGCCAACACATGTTTTGATGCTCAACGACACATGCCGTTcaatttatgtttatttttttattgtcaaatGACCTACAgtatacaaaaaaacaatgactATAAAACTACTGTAATCACCTATTAAAAGAGTTTGAAAAAAGACCAGTCATTTATGCAGAGCCAAGGCCttagaaaaaacaaatttcttTGTTTACATTTAATTTGAACATAAAATTTGCGGCTATGGTAGggtgttttactttttttacagattaatattttttagaatatCTAAACTATAATTTATCTAATAAAGTTATTAATATAATCTCTTAAAATAACCATAAAATGCAATTTCAATTTTAGGCAATGCTTGGATCGATatagatttgtttttcttttttcttttttgcaggGCAAGATTGTGGAATGTGTTGTGTGTGGATGCAGAGGGTGTTCTGGATAAGATACTACGGCCACGCTGGCTCTGCTATAATACCAGACATGTTTAGTGGAGTCCCCAAAGTATGTCAGCCATCTTTAGAATGCTGATCTTGAGTGTCCGGTCCGGTCTCCTATGAAGTTTATACCTGAGAAGCCTGAAGCCCAGGctagtttttttattcatgTTTCTACACAGAACTTTATTCTAAGACCCAAATTATGTAGAGTACTATTACAGACCTCATTCTGTATTTCAAATTCTTTTCAGATTACATGTAAAATAATTTCATGTGTCTTTACAAGGGGAAAATGGTGGCATCTCGGGTGGAAGTAGGAGTGCCAGTCAGGGAAGAAGTGAGAAGGATTTTAGGAAAGTGGCTGGACTTTTCTGTGGATTTCATTAGAGCAGACCTTGACCTTAGGTCTGGTTTAGACACCATTGTTTCCATATGCTGTTACAAATGTTAATGTATGCAAATAAAGATAAACCAATCGACTTTGTTCATTTGCGTGCATGTTGCATTTAGTAAAGTAGTACTTTTTAAACTATGCCGTATAAGTCTTAAAGCTTTTTGTAAACTTAACAAGCTACATTCAAGGTTCTGGGACatttaagaaaagaaaatttaagaaaatattggggggggggggggagcgcaGCAACGCCCTTGcaggtcatttccttataatttttgaaaatatgggGGGCACGTGCAACCAGTGCCCAACCCCTTGCTACAGCCCTGTCAAGCCTTGAGAGAGAAAGGGGTTACATGGGATTTAGTGTAGTTATATATCAAGCAATAAACACAAGTCAAGCTTAAAGCTCTTTCAGTCTCTTTTCTCTGGTTTTGTTTGGTGGTGGAGAACCTCTAGTCCTTGCCTCTTTAACCTCTGGTCTACCCCACAGGTAGATTGAGCCACATAGGAGAGTTTTAGTATTGGACTAGATAACCTCTGGAAACCAGGGTACTAATGTCTGCTTTACTTTCTTAGAAAACCTCAGCAGACAAACTTCTTTTAGACACTGAAAAACTCCTTTGGTATGGCTTTGTTTGGGGATAAAGGCAGGGGTTAAAAGTAGGTTGACTGTGCTTTATGCTTCTTTGTGgaattgcattgttttttgtcATGTGGATTGTTGCGAAGCCAAACTTTTTTGGGAAAACAATTCTCTATAAAACCACAAAaactttctttatttttgacATGCCAACTGTGCTTGTATGCAACTGGTCAATATAAGGCATGCAATAACTCAAGATCCATTTTCAACACTAAGGTTGTTTTGCTACTGCATATGGATGGCAAGggaaacaaaaataactacAGTTATGAGTTTGGCAGAggataggggaggggggggttaATTTATCCTATGGagtttttagtttatttaccaAGCATATAAAGGGAGATAGCTTAGAATCTAAATAGCCAAGTAAGCAGCttgttttatactttatttgtTAACTTGTCATTCTATATACAGTATAAATGAGATAATTGAACTACTTGACAGCCACACAAATGCACAAAAAATCTGAGATATAGTTGGTGCACTCTAGTTTTAAGTTTAAATAATTGGGATAAAAACGAGCAAGGTGGGGCAGGGGTGCAGTTTGGGAGTATGTAGGGAAAGAAAACTTTTCCTTCACTTCTCACACACTTCTCCTTTCCCTAACCTCGTCCCTGGACAAGTCCAATCTTTCCCCTAATCTTTCTCAGGCCTTGTCCATATGCTTTGGCCCTTGGTTCTTTATAAAGTGACCACAGCAGCAAAGGTAGGACGGTCACTTCACATCACTTAAAGCTTTCTTTTTACAAGCCAACAGGTTCAATAGTATAGTACCAtatcacatcaaaaagtgttagaacagggaactctggctgcaGAAGGCCAGTTGCACTAAGACTTCTTCTAGCCTTTTTGTGGTGTGATAACATCAATACCACCCAGTCTAACCCTACAGTAAGAACACTTAATTTACTTTAACTAATTTTGCTAATAGCTTCTTGTGAAACTATTACCTCCATTTTACTGTCTAATTTGAGAGCATAGATCGTGGTTCGAAATTCAAGGGACTAGCACTAAATAGGACTGGACCCTTGAATTTTACATACAGACAGCAGTGGAAAAACACCGTAATAAAATATTCATGTCACAGTCAACTCCCCACAAAAATCTGGACCAAAATGTTGCAGCTGCTTCTAACTCTACGTTCTACTACGAACAATATCATAGTTAAACaaacatctaaaaaaaatcagtatTTATTTAAACTCCTCCATCCTGGCCCATCCAAGCAGCAACATTCAAAACACTGGCTACTGCTTGGTCTAGGCATATAGGTCGATATTGATACAGTTATAAAGGTTGCAGGTCGCAGGGTGTTCTTTAAGTTTGTAAGACACATGAATTTACATGGGCTACTTTAGACATAGGCCTAAAAGTTTGCACCCTTGACCATCTTATTTTGTTACAAAAAATTGTTGAACTCCCCTCGCAGAAAAAATTTGAGAGTCAACTGTGACTGCCAACAGTTCCCTACTTTCAATGAGGAACCGCAAGAATTTAGAGTTAAGGCGTTTCCATCACAGCATTCTATTAAATCCACAATCTAGCTTTCAGAAAATTTTTATGGCATTATTTTACGCCAGTTGAGATATATTACCTTTCATAATATATTTACAATGTGGAGTCCCCTTCTGTCCACAAGGATGTCAACTCTCCTCGACTTTGGCCTTCACGCGTAGTTCCCCAGATTTAAATCAAAATTTACCAGCTGGTGGTATACCCAGTTAGGTATGTCTTAAGCCAAAATCTCCTGGTTTTGACATAAAACATCCTTGACTTTTACAATTAAAGGTGATAAACAAAACGCAAGTAGACCAAAACACTGCTAGTATCCCAGGGTGCtatttaaacatttttgcTAACTTTATAAAATTCAAGTAGAAATGAAGAAGCAAAGGAGCCTATTTTTGAAAACAGGACAAGTAAAGGGTGGATGGCCTTTGCTAGCTAATGCTGAGCACATTTGAGGTTACCTAGACTAAGCCAGGTAAAATCAAACCCTGTGTTCTGTCTTGAGGTTGATGTCCCAGGAAACATGTTTTGTTACTATACAAGGTTTGCTGTATAAGGACAAAGAAGCCCAGTAATGGACATAAGCCTGTCCTGTGGACCAGCACAGGGGTCCTCTAGCAGTTGTTCTCAGTGCCCTGCCCACTTAAATGGTGTTAAGCCCAGCATCATAATAGCACTAGAAAGAATAGAAACACAAAATTAGTTATCGATACAACAATAGTGTTGTAAAcaatatttaataattttcCTCACTTGTGCATGTATATCAAAAGActgtaaaatgtttttttttttattctttagtCAACCACAATAGTTCACTAACCAAAATTGCAAGGGTAATTAAATATGAGTGATAAGAAATAAGTCAGTAGAGCTGAtgcttttttattaataaCATGAACAACTAATActaaaattatataaaaaagccTGGGTTATAATTCAAAGCAAGTCACAAAGTCTgcaagataataataatgattaatcatcatcattatcatcatcatcaccctttTGTATGTCTTGTTTTTTAAGTTGCCAGAGGAACCTCACCATCTGAACCTACTAGGGAAATTAAGCGACTACATACGGCAGTGACGACAGAAGACTGTGACCCCAAAAGAGACTTCATGAATACCGCTTGATTCTAGCTACTTTCCTAAAATTTACTTGTTTTTGTAGTCCAAAAACGTATAGAACCTTATTTCTAACACAGCCAACAAGGATAGTGGAGTTTTCAGCCCAGATGTTCATGTTCTGGGCTAGAACGTGAAACTTGatgttttaatattttattttatattttaagaTATATCAGAAAGAGTGCAGTTTTACGTTTGCGCCTCAATTTTTTAGCAGTTGTTG contains:
- the LOC5508467 gene encoding protein BUD31 homolog: MPKVRRSRKPPPEGWELIEPTLDELDQKMREAETDPHEGKRKVEALWPIFRIHHQKSRYVYDLYYKRKAISKELYDFCLKEGHADKNLIAKWKKQGYENLCCLRCIQTHDTNFGANCICRVPKSKLEEGKIVECVVCGCRGCSG